In Spiroplasma litorale, a single genomic region encodes these proteins:
- a CDS encoding iron-sulfur cluster assembly scaffold protein has translation MIDKNDKIMLRQIIMEHYTAPENKNLLNNKEAIIKLQDSPTCSDEINVQLLFDLDCIEDSRFDGNACAIATAASDILCNGLKNKNKKEALKYLENYHKLITTGECDENILDELIVFSDIYKQGNRINCALLAADGFKKIILNEV, from the coding sequence ATGATTGATAAAAACGATAAAATTATGTTAAGACAAATAATTATGGAACATTATACAGCACCTGAAAATAAAAACTTATTAAATAATAAAGAAGCAATAATAAAATTACAAGATTCACCTACTTGTAGTGATGAAATTAATGTTCAATTGTTATTTGATTTAGATTGTATTGAAGATTCAAGGTTTGATGGTAATGCTTGTGCTATTGCAACAGCAGCTTCAGATATTTTATGTAATGGTTTAAAAAATAAAAATAAAAAAGAAGCATTAAAATATTTAGAAAATTATCACAAATTAATAACAACAGGAGAATGTGATGAAAACATTCTAGATGAATTAATTGTATTTTCAGATATTTATAAGCAAGGAAATAGAATTAATTGCGCTTTATTGGCAGCTGATGGATTTAAAAAAATTATATTAAATGAGGTTTAA
- the sufB gene encoding Fe-S cluster assembly protein SufB: MKKLKQEKEIKEISNYKYGFNEGEVSSFKVEKGINEEIIKQISRHKNEPEWMLDYRLKSLKIFNDFPQPNFGPDLNFINFDDYYYYTEGDNKISNDWDDVPTNIKKTFERLGIPEAEKEFLLGINAQWDAKPVYENLNKELEKQGVIFTDCDTALRKYPEIFKKYFGMIVKNNDNKYAALNSAVWSGGTFIYVPSGIKLSKPLQAYFRINYQLSGQFERTLIVVEDDAELHYIEGCTAPIYSKNNLHAAIVEIFIGKRSKVRYTTVQNWSDNVLNLVTKRSLVEEDGRMEWIDGNIGSKINMKYPSCILKGDRSQGDTISIAVAKKGVYQDAGSKMIHLGKETKSKIISKSITFQGGTANYRGLAYIGPNAINSKARVECDTLILDNQSHSDTIPQNKVHNNKSQIEHEATVSKVSEEQLFYLMSRGLSEQQALEIIVMGFLEPFTKELPLEYAVELNQLIKMDMEGSVG, encoded by the coding sequence ATGAAAAAATTGAAACAAGAAAAAGAAATTAAAGAAATTTCAAATTATAAATACGGTTTTAACGAAGGAGAAGTTTCTTCTTTTAAAGTGGAAAAGGGTATAAACGAAGAAATAATCAAACAAATTTCAAGACATAAAAATGAGCCAGAATGGATGCTTGATTATAGACTTAAAAGTTTAAAAATATTTAATGACTTTCCTCAACCTAATTTTGGTCCCGACCTAAATTTTATAAATTTTGATGATTATTATTACTACACAGAAGGGGACAATAAAATTTCAAATGATTGAGATGATGTCCCGACAAATATTAAAAAAACTTTTGAAAGATTAGGAATACCAGAAGCCGAAAAAGAATTTTTATTAGGTATAAATGCACAATGAGATGCAAAACCAGTTTATGAAAATTTAAATAAAGAATTAGAAAAACAAGGAGTTATTTTTACTGACTGTGATACAGCACTTAGAAAATATCCGGAAATTTTTAAAAAATATTTTGGAATGATTGTTAAAAATAATGATAATAAGTATGCTGCTCTTAATTCTGCAGTATGAAGCGGAGGAACTTTTATTTATGTTCCAAGTGGAATAAAACTTTCAAAACCATTGCAAGCATATTTTAGAATTAACTATCAATTATCAGGACAGTTTGAAAGAACTTTGATAGTTGTTGAAGATGATGCTGAATTACATTACATAGAAGGTTGTACAGCACCAATTTATTCAAAAAACAATTTACATGCTGCCATTGTTGAAATATTCATTGGTAAAAGGTCTAAAGTTAGATACACAACCGTACAAAATTGAAGCGACAACGTACTAAATCTTGTTACAAAAAGAAGTTTAGTTGAAGAAGATGGAAGAATGGAATGGATTGATGGAAACATTGGTTCTAAAATAAATATGAAATATCCTTCATGTATATTAAAGGGTGATAGATCTCAAGGCGATACTATATCTATTGCTGTTGCAAAAAAAGGTGTCTATCAAGATGCGGGAAGTAAAATGATACATTTAGGTAAGGAAACAAAATCTAAAATAATCTCTAAATCAATAACGTTCCAAGGAGGTACTGCAAATTATAGAGGGCTTGCTTATATTGGACCAAATGCGATAAATTCAAAAGCTAGAGTTGAGTGTGATACTCTAATTTTAGATAATCAATCTCATTCAGACACAATTCCACAAAATAAGGTTCATAATAATAAATCTCAAATTGAGCATGAAGCAACAGTATCTAAAGTTAGTGAAGAACAATTGTTTTATTTAATGTCTAGAGGTTTGAGTGAGCAACAAGCATTAGAAATCATAGTTATGGGCTTCTTAGAACCTTTTACAAAGGAATTACCACTTGAATATGCAGTTGAACTAAACCAATTAATTAAAATGGATATGGAGGGATCTGTGGGTTAA
- a CDS encoding NifU family protein, whose amino-acid sequence MENNIEKKLIEVLDQLKVYINQDGGDMEFVALKDKIVYIRLKGNCVGCGLTDITFKEGVESILIEEFPYDIEGVEIVL is encoded by the coding sequence TTGGAAAATAATATAGAAAAAAAACTTATAGAAGTACTAGATCAACTTAAAGTATATATAAATCAAGATGGTGGAGACATGGAGTTTGTTGCATTAAAGGACAAAATTGTATATATTAGATTAAAAGGTAACTGCGTTGGTTGTGGACTAACTGATATTACCTTTAAAGAAGGAGTAGAATCGATATTAATTGAAGAATTCCCTTATGATATTGAGGGAGTAGAAATTGTATTATAA
- a CDS encoding S1 RNA-binding domain-containing protein — protein sequence MVEKGQKIIAKVTAIVNYGAFCEIIDNDETIKGLIHISEISDFYVKSISEFLETGKEYEVEVIDFSKDKNQVKLSYKSIRPELLKIENSKIKETTNGFDNLKKSVK from the coding sequence ATGGTAGAAAAAGGACAAAAAATTATTGCTAAAGTAACAGCAATTGTTAATTATGGAGCATTTTGCGAAATAATTGATAATGATGAAACAATTAAAGGATTGATTCATATTTCAGAAATATCAGATTTTTATGTAAAAAGTATTTCTGAGTTTTTAGAAACTGGAAAAGAATACGAAGTAGAAGTAATTGACTTTTCAAAGGATAAAAATCAGGTGAAGCTAAGTTACAAATCAATAAGACCAGAATTATTAAAAATTGAAAATTCAAAAATAAAAGAGACAACAAATGGGTTTGATAATCTTAAAAAGAGCGTAAAATAG
- a CDS encoding glucose-6-phosphate isomerase, whose protein sequence is MIKTNLTFLGFEKEILDFDKSILKDLENKLIDKKGLGSDFLGWINWPNDYDKEEYSKMKQIASRLRKDIDVLLVVGIGGSYLGTRAADNMIRGLLPNDKVQLIYVGNTISSSYIKQVLDYVENKEFAIVNASKSGTTTEPGISFRVFQKKLIEKKGKEIAKKRIVAVTDKSKGALKKLSLNEGYETFVIPDDIGGRFSVFTPVGLFPLMVAGVDTDLLMKGSQKAFKDLKDINNEAYKYAVARYLLNTKYDYKTEVLVSYEMQMQMYTEWWKQLFGESEGKDNKGLLPSSCIFSTDLHSLGQFIQDGTKNVLFETIIDVKKPSYDLNVPKDDEDLDGLNYLTSKSFHEINQTALKGVIEAHVNTGQVPNIILEFDKMDAEMFGYSIYWFMRSCAISGYLLDINPFDQPGVEVYKKNMFKLLKKPGF, encoded by the coding sequence ATGATAAAAACTAACTTAACTTTTCTTGGATTTGAAAAAGAAATTTTAGACTTTGATAAAAGCATTTTAAAAGATTTAGAAAATAAACTTATAGATAAAAAAGGATTAGGTTCAGATTTTTTAGGTTGAATTAATTGACCAAATGACTACGATAAAGAAGAATATTCAAAAATGAAACAAATTGCTTCTCGACTTAGAAAAGATATTGATGTATTGCTTGTTGTAGGAATTGGTGGAAGTTATCTTGGAACAAGAGCTGCAGATAATATGATAAGAGGATTATTACCAAATGATAAAGTCCAATTAATATATGTTGGTAATACAATTTCTTCAAGTTATATTAAGCAAGTTCTTGACTATGTAGAAAACAAAGAGTTTGCAATTGTTAATGCATCAAAATCAGGTACAACTACTGAACCTGGAATTTCATTTAGAGTTTTTCAAAAAAAACTAATTGAAAAAAAAGGTAAGGAAATTGCTAAAAAAAGAATAGTTGCAGTTACAGATAAATCTAAAGGTGCATTGAAGAAATTGTCATTAAATGAAGGATATGAAACATTTGTAATACCAGATGATATTGGTGGTAGATTTTCAGTTTTTACACCGGTAGGTTTATTTCCTTTAATGGTAGCAGGTGTTGACACAGACTTACTAATGAAAGGTTCTCAAAAAGCTTTTAAGGATTTGAAAGATATTAATAATGAAGCATATAAATATGCTGTTGCAAGATATTTGTTAAATACAAAATATGATTATAAAACTGAAGTTTTAGTAAGTTATGAAATGCAAATGCAAATGTACACAGAATGATGAAAACAACTATTTGGGGAATCAGAAGGTAAAGATAATAAAGGTTTACTTCCTTCAAGTTGTATATTTTCAACAGACTTACACTCTTTAGGCCAATTCATTCAAGATGGAACAAAAAATGTTTTGTTTGAAACAATTATTGATGTTAAAAAACCAAGTTATGATTTAAACGTTCCAAAAGATGATGAAGATTTAGATGGATTAAATTATCTTACAAGCAAATCTTTTCATGAAATTAACCAAACCGCTTTAAAGGGGGTTATTGAAGCTCACGTTAATACAGGTCAAGTTCCAAATATAATTTTAGAATTTGATAAGATGGATGCTGAGATGTTCGGTTATTCAATTTATTGGTTTATGAGATCTTGTGCAATTAGTGGTTATCTTTTAGATATAAATCCATTTGATCAACCCGGAGTAGAAGTTTATAAAAAAAACATGTTTAAGTTATTAAAAAAACCAGGATTTTAA
- a CDS encoding dUTP diphosphatase, whose amino-acid sequence MLEIKDLLYLSKKQEELDEYIMTSKKLSLNEEIDNNKIIALIVEISEFINECRAFKYWSNKPSSDKSIVLEEFVDSLHFIISIGNDIVFNFSNYKYNAWDKKDINYWSIEMYKSIMSFQGFRSHKNYSSLLNTFMNCMNILDFSSDDVLNSYNKKNETNFKRQDNNY is encoded by the coding sequence ATGTTAGAAATAAAAGATTTATTATATTTAAGTAAAAAACAAGAAGAATTAGATGAATACATTATGACTTCAAAAAAACTATCATTGAATGAAGAAATTGATAATAACAAGATTATTGCACTTATTGTAGAAATTTCAGAATTTATTAATGAGTGTAGAGCTTTTAAATATTGATCTAATAAACCATCAAGTGATAAAAGTATTGTTTTAGAAGAATTTGTTGACTCTTTACATTTTATTATAAGTATTGGAAATGACATTGTTTTTAACTTTTCAAATTACAAATATAATGCTTGAGATAAAAAAGATATTAATTATTGAAGCATAGAAATGTATAAATCAATTATGAGTTTTCAAGGTTTTAGAAGTCATAAAAACTATTCTTCATTATTAAATACTTTTATGAATTGTATGAATATATTAGATTTTTCATCTGATGATGTTTTGAATTCATATAATAAAAAAAATGAAACAAACTTTAAAAGACAAGACAACAATTACTAG
- a CDS encoding TrmH family RNA methyltransferase, giving the protein MKKIDSTTNELIKKIVLLKKSVNIKKNSQYLIEGEKMIDLAVYLKKAELILISDKKYLDKYKNFKELILINDNIAKKITSLINHQGVFAVCGIENSNLESNFDCLVLDDVQNPGNMGTILRSASAFGFKNIISSDNSVSFYNEKVLRATQSNHFQLNLISSNDIEKDIINLKNKGYFIVGSYLKNNNNNNNEKNNNKNDSHKKYALVLGNEGSGIKDNLVKYFDKNIIIKMEKDVESLNVAVAGSIIMKELYYQKNDLR; this is encoded by the coding sequence ATGAAGAAAATCGACTCTACTACTAATGAGTTAATTAAAAAAATTGTACTATTAAAAAAATCTGTAAATATTAAAAAAAATAGTCAATATTTAATTGAAGGTGAAAAAATGATTGATTTAGCAGTTTATTTGAAAAAAGCCGAATTAATATTAATTTCAGATAAAAAATATTTAGATAAATATAAAAATTTTAAAGAATTAATATTAATAAATGATAATATTGCTAAAAAAATTACATCATTAATTAATCATCAAGGGGTATTTGCAGTTTGCGGTATAGAAAATTCTAATTTGGAATCCAACTTTGATTGCTTAGTATTAGATGATGTACAGAATCCTGGTAACATGGGGACAATATTAAGGTCAGCTTCTGCTTTTGGTTTTAAAAATATTATTTCTTCGGATAATTCAGTATCTTTTTATAATGAAAAAGTATTAAGGGCTACACAATCTAACCATTTTCAATTAAATCTAATTTCTTCAAATGATATTGAAAAAGATATAATAAATTTAAAAAATAAAGGATATTTTATTGTTGGTAGTTATTTAAAAAATAACAATAACAATAATAATGAAAAAAATAACAATAAAAATGACTCCCATAAAAAATATGCCTTAGTTCTTGGAAATGAAGGAAGTGGCATAAAAGATAATTTAGTTAAATATTTTGATAAAAATATTATAATTAAAATGGAAAAAGATGTTGAAAGTTTAAATGTTGCGGTAGCAGGTTCGATTATTATGAAAGAACTATACTATCAAAAGAATGATTTGAGGTAA
- a CDS encoding NADP-dependent glyceraldehyde-3-phosphate dehydrogenase, which produces MINYKALINGEFIDNGNWLEIYDPYNNEVAGKVTALKPEDIEKAFMFARNAQENWENVDLITRIKLMNDFKNLIEKNKNEIAKIMTSEISKNLKESLTEVERTIELIEYTLEEAKRMEPLALTGEGIGAKNKIGIFSRVAKGVVLAISPFNYPFNLALAKIIPALVMGNTVVFKPATAGSLVGAYIGKLSIEAKFPKGIFNVVTGRGREIGDIITSNKEIDMISFTGSVPIGKNIKEKASTKDLVLELGGKDPALVLDDSKLENWSKQIVDGAFGYSGQRCTAIKRVITTNKIADKLVPMLKSQIESLTVGSPYENKAITPVIDQKSADFIKGLIDDSVSKKAKVLCGNKFENNLVYPTLIDNVTLDMRVAWEEPFGPVLPIIRIDDLNEMIKIANDSEFGLQASVFCSDISNAINVAKKIKAGTVNINGKSQRGPDCFPFLGIKDSGQGVQGVRESLLSMTRYSGIVINY; this is translated from the coding sequence ATGATTAATTATAAAGCATTAATAAATGGTGAATTTATAGATAATGGCAATTGGCTTGAAATTTATGACCCATATAATAACGAAGTTGCAGGTAAAGTAACAGCTTTAAAACCTGAAGATATTGAGAAAGCATTTATGTTTGCAAGAAACGCACAAGAAAATTGAGAAAATGTTGATTTAATTACAAGAATTAAATTAATGAATGATTTTAAGAATCTGATTGAAAAAAATAAAAATGAAATAGCAAAAATAATGACAAGTGAGATATCAAAAAATCTAAAAGAATCTTTAACAGAAGTTGAAAGAACTATTGAACTAATTGAATATACTTTGGAAGAAGCAAAAAGAATGGAGCCACTAGCCTTAACTGGTGAAGGAATTGGCGCAAAAAATAAAATAGGAATTTTTTCAAGAGTTGCTAAAGGTGTTGTTTTAGCGATTTCGCCATTTAATTATCCATTTAATTTAGCGCTTGCAAAAATCATACCAGCTCTTGTAATGGGTAATACCGTAGTTTTTAAACCTGCTACTGCAGGAAGTTTAGTTGGTGCATATATTGGGAAATTATCTATTGAAGCAAAATTCCCAAAAGGAATATTTAATGTTGTTACAGGAAGAGGTCGAGAAATTGGAGATATAATTACTTCAAATAAAGAAATTGATATGATATCTTTTACAGGAAGTGTTCCAATTGGAAAAAATATAAAAGAAAAAGCAAGTACAAAGGATTTGGTTCTTGAACTAGGTGGTAAAGACCCGGCATTAGTTTTAGATGATAGTAAATTAGAGAATTGATCTAAACAAATTGTTGACGGTGCATTTGGCTACTCAGGGCAAAGATGCACAGCAATAAAAAGAGTTATTACAACAAATAAAATTGCTGATAAACTTGTGCCAATGCTAAAATCTCAAATTGAGAGTCTAACTGTAGGTTCTCCATATGAAAATAAAGCAATAACACCAGTTATTGATCAAAAATCTGCTGATTTTATAAAAGGGTTAATTGATGACTCTGTGTCAAAAAAAGCAAAAGTTTTATGTGGAAATAAATTTGAAAATAATTTGGTCTACCCAACTTTGATAGACAATGTTACTTTAGACATGAGAGTTGCCTGAGAAGAACCTTTCGGTCCAGTATTGCCAATTATTAGAATTGATGATTTAAATGAAATGATAAAAATTGCTAATGATTCTGAATTTGGATTACAAGCAAGTGTTTTTTGTAGTGATATTTCAAACGCAATTAATGTAGCAAAAAAAATAAAAGCAGGAACAGTAAATATAAATGGAAAATCACAAAGAGGGCCAGATTGTTTTCCTTTTCTAGGTATTAAAGATTCTGGTCAAGGTGTCCAAGGAGTTAGAGAATCATTGTTAAGTATGACTAGATATTCTGGAATAGTTATTAATTATTAG
- a CDS encoding IS3 family transposase, whose protein sequence is MSIEELREALKLERALKKHLAKTTKEKYFAIFNVKRMFSLKLSCLYLKVSRYGYLKWLKNGKPKYKNYNRILAIKIRCLFYLFKKRYGYNMITLFLNKYFKERLNPWVVYRYMKIMSLKAAKKKKVPNYDKSGPLRFENLLNRNFKSKNINEKWVTDVTYIKTINGNVYLSVIKDLFNSEIIDWKLSVSPNNKLCHTNLISAIKKRGAPNIIHSDQGSPYTNETWERLCKTNNINISMSRRGNSPDNGACESFFGTFKNECIYTYKVKELHHSNIYKIISDYIEFYNYVRPSLKHKKTPYEIRMEKVSF, encoded by the coding sequence ATGAGCATTGAAGAATTAAGAGAGGCTTTGAAACTGGAAAGAGCTTTAAAAAAGCATTTGGCGAAGACAACTAAGGAAAAGTACTTCGCCATTTTTAATGTTAAAAGAATGTTTTCTTTGAAATTATCTTGTTTATATTTAAAAGTTTCAAGGTATGGATATTTAAAATGACTTAAAAACGGAAAACCAAAGTATAAAAATTATAATAGAATTTTAGCAATTAAGATAAGATGCCTTTTTTACTTGTTTAAAAAAAGATATGGTTATAATATGATAACTTTATTTTTAAACAAATACTTTAAAGAAAGATTAAACCCTTGAGTTGTTTATAGATATATGAAAATAATGAGTTTAAAAGCAGCAAAGAAAAAGAAAGTTCCAAACTATGATAAATCAGGTCCATTAAGATTTGAAAATCTACTAAATAGAAACTTTAAATCTAAAAATATAAATGAAAAATGAGTAACAGATGTAACTTATATAAAAACTATTAATGGAAACGTATATCTATCTGTTATAAAGGATTTGTTTAATTCAGAAATTATTGATTGAAAGTTATCGGTTAGTCCTAATAATAAATTATGTCATACAAATTTAATAAGCGCCATTAAAAAAAGAGGTGCACCAAATATAATCCACTCAGATCAAGGATCACCATATACAAATGAAACTTGAGAAAGATTATGTAAAACTAATAATATAAATATTTCTATGTCACGAAGAGGAAATTCACCAGATAATGGTGCCTGTGAGTCTTTTTTTGGAACTTTTAAAAATGAATGTATATATACATATAAAGTAAAAGAACTACATCATTCAAATATTTATAAAATTATCTCAGACTATATAGAGTTTTATAATTATGTTAGACCTTCATTAAAACATAAAAAAACTCCATACGAAATTCGTATGGAGAAAGTATCTTTTTAA